TGCAGATCTgttggtgatgaattctttcagacTGTGATTGTGTATGTCTGGGAAAGTGtgtattttcccttcatttttgaaagatatttttgctgacTTAAGAATTCTGTGTCAatagttgttttttcttctatcaGTACTTTAAAATGATGGTCCACTGCCTTTTAGTTTGACTTGATTGTTCCAGTGAGAAATCTCCTGTCATCATTATCTTTGTTCTACTCTGCATTATGTGCCTTTTTCTctggatgcttttaagatttttctctttttcactggcTTTAagcaatttaattataatgtgtcttggtttGATTCTCTTCACATTTCTTATGTTTAAGGCTCACTGGGctttttgaatctgtagatttataGTTTTGATCATGTTTGTAAACTTTTTTGGCCATTATATCttagaggtttattttttttctgtgtctcttacCTTCAGGAGTCCAACTACATACATTTTTTGTTCCTGAAGTTGTTCCACAACTGAATCatttactgttcatttttttcattcttctttcttctgtgtattttatttagaatagttTGAATTGCTATGTCTTTagctttcctaatttttttttcttggcaatgTCTCCTCTACTGTTAactcatttaaatgtatttttcgtAACAACCAttgttgttttcatctttaaaagttCAATGTGGGCCTTTTATATCTTCATGTCTCTATATGCTTAATCTTTCCTCTAACTACTTGAATATATGGAAACTAGTTATAATATCTTTTCCCCAACTTTATTTATTAAGGAATAAttgacaaaataattatatatattaaaattatacaacatgatgattttacacacacacacacacacacacacacattgtagaATAATTACCGAGATCCAGATAATTAATACATCCATCATCTAACATAGTAAAGTCCTTTTTTGTCATGTATTGAGAATGCTTAAcatctactctcagcaactttcaagtatatacaATACTGTATTAAATTAGCTATAGGCATTATGCTGTACTGTAGATCCTCAGAAATTATTCTTCTTGTAATTGGaactttataccctttgaccTACATATCCCCATTTCTCCCTATCCTcagttcctggcaaccactgttttattctctgtttctatgaaattggcttcttttttctttttcgaTTCCGCATGTAAGTGATactgtacagtatttgtctttgtctggcttatttcacttagtataacatCTTCCatgttcatccatattgttgaaaaagacaggatttccttctactttatggctggataatattctactgtatacatatataccacatctcctttatccattgtATGTTGAcaaacacttaggttgttttcatatcttggctattgtgactaatgcttccatgaacatgggagtgcaggtatctctttgaaatactgattcatttcctttggatatatatccaggaGTAGGATTAATGTATCATATgctagttctacttttaattttctaagaaaccaccattctgttttccagaggagctacaccaatttacattcctatcaacaatatagaaggattttcttttcttcatccttgGTAACATTTTGTACCTCTTGTCTTTTGGATGATAGCTCTTCTTACATGTATGGAGTGTTATCtcacagttttgatttgcatttcctaatgattagtgatattgagccccttttcatgtacctatggCCATCTGttgccatctttggaaaaatgtctcttcaggtcattttcctatttttaaattatattatttgctttttttgctatttagttgtatgagtttttataTATACTGGATATTACCTCCTTGACAGATAcctggtttgcaaatattttctcccattctgtaggttaccttttcaaTTTATTGACTGTTGCATTTGCtttgcagaagtttttaaaatttgatatagTCCTACTTATTTAGTTTAacttttgttacctgtgcttttggagtcagatccaaaagaTCATAGACAAGACACGTGTCAAAGGgctttttcctatgttttcttctaggaattctAGTtccaggtcttacatttaaattttaatcccttctgagttaatttttttgaatagtATAAGATAGAatccagtttcatttctttgcatgtggctatcctattttttttcagtatcatttattcaagagaatATCCTTTTCCACCGTGTGTTCTTGCCTCCTTGTCAAGGATTAGTTCactatgtgggtttatttctgggctccctgttctgttctactgttttacgtgcttttgaaaatgttggtatcatactgttttgattactatatcttcgtaaaaaagtttgaaatcaggatgcGTGATTCCTATagctttgtttccctttctcaaaattgctttagctatttAGTCTTTTGcggttctatataaattttaggatcatttctATTTCTGCGAAAAATTCTACTGGAATTTTGATACAGATTGCATTGACTTTGTAGAATGATTAGGgtaaatggacattttaacactattatttcttccaatccatgaacacagggtatctttccattaatttgtgatttcttcatttgctttcaacagtgtcttatagttttcagtgtgatCTTGTTTCACCTCCTTGTTTAAATGTATTCCTacgtattttattatttttcgatgctattttaaatgggattgctttcttaatttttctttcagatagtttattattagtgtatagaaatgcaagtgacttgtgtgtgtttattttatatttggcaaatttactgaattcattattttaatatatttttgatagagactttagggttttctatatattagATTATGTGATCTGCAAACagataatttcatttcttcttttctgatttggatgcctttatttctttctcttgcctgattgctgtggctaggactttgaGTACCTCCAGGAAGACTCACCTATACCagaactcatttttttcattaacttttgATGAAGATTAGGATAAATGAAGATCAATGAGGTTGTCAATAATCAAGAATAGTATCTAtgatttattgagtatctaccatgtgccagatgttctattattttctctaattcttttaaaaccacaaaacctTGAGGAAGGCCTATGGGAATCAAGAGAGGGCTTTCGCAGTTAACTAatgaaggatgagtaggaattaGGCGAGATGAGCATGGAGTGGAGGACCAGGCAGATGTTCTAGACAGAGAGAATGGCATATGAAAGGACTTGGAGGCAAGAAAGAAAGTGACTAATTTGAGGAATTCCATTTAATTTGGCTCAAGAACTTAGAAAGTggagggggggtggagaggaTAGGGGAAGGGGTGATAGATAAAACCAGACAGGTAAAATAGATTGCAAGGGATTCGTAAATGATactaaggagtttggacttctTTCTGAGGGCAATGGAAAATTCTCATTGAACTTTTGGTCTATTACCTTGAACAGTGAGGAAAATGGattgaaagaagtaaaattgagTTACAGCTgtggagatggagaaaagtgtatgttgttttcaaaaattcaatAATTGTTTATTCATGCACTCCCTCAGCTATTTATGCGTTAAACATATATAATGACTGCCTGCTACATACTAGGCATTCTGACTAAATTGTTATTAAACAAATAAGTATTGAATTATTAAATTGGctatcatttactgagcacttattacATGGCAGacactgtgttaagtgctttacataaGCACTGATATCACTTTTAAGTAGGTGGCAAAGCTGAAATAAAGCTCAAGCGTGCCAATGTCATAGtagatggcagagccaggattgaTTTCATATCAGTTTGACATCTTGTCGGATTTGGTCATTTACTTAAATTGACTATTCTTTCACACATGTaaattgtatttgttattttttcaaatccaaagagaaaacagtaaaatattttgaactaattaaggattcctttttgttttaatcagcCACACATATGCTATTTGCCCTggatttccattaaaaatttgcctttgttttgtAGATAAGCAgtaattttatatatctataaatgaGCGTTTATGCAAAATTTGGTGCACTGAAGgctgaaataaattctttattcCCAAGACTTACTTAGATGAtgttaagtttttttgttttttctccttctatgTATATCCTttgttaatattaataaatattaataaaggatGTATTTAAAAgggtaattttattttgaaataggaGAGAGGAAAATTCATGCTGTAATAATGTCAGAGTTTCCAGAGGAGTATGCTGTGAAATTGTTTGtctaaacacattttatttgggGTTCAGTATGAATTTTCAATAGATGTTTTTTCAGATAAGAAAGCAGTAATTCAAACAATTATATAAACAAGGAGATCAGAGAGGATTTATCCTGAAGGGTATAAAATGAATCAAGAGCTTTTTTGTGGGTCATTATATGATCAGCTCCCCAATGCAAAGTAAGGTAGGTGTCTACGCTAAGAAGGCTTTGTGAAATGAAATGTTcttattctaattctttttttcattttcaccattttaGTTGATATTCAAAAATGGCAAATGCTAAGTGATAATTTGCTTCTATAGATTCCGAGAATTCTAATTATTGCTTCAAAATTGTTCAGTGGTGGGTAAAGGTAGGTGAACTACATATATAAGGATAAGAAAAAATTTCATTGACTTAAGAGGAACAACTGGTCAATTCCCTCATGAAGGCTAATTGATGTTCAtggctttctctttctatttatgttttgatttaaacatttttatcaattGAATAATCTGTATATTAAATCCTGTCAATTACTAATGGTTATCTTTGATGATCATATACTTCTAGGAAAACTTAGAGTAAATTCACTTTGGATAGTGTCCAATGTACATTCCCTGTCTTATAGTACATTTTggtttctagaaaaatgttttagtGAAGTTCCTGGATTGTGGGCAATTGATTCTTTTCATAACATAGTAAGGAATTTGGAGAGAAAAGATTggcaaaggaaattagaaaagtaGAGAACAATGTGTTTATTAAGAATGAAGGTAGTAAGAgcaaaaaaagggaggaagggaggataaGGTGGGGTAAGTGGCAAAGGAAAGAAGATATcttgtaataaagaaaaatgctgAAAGTGTAGACAGATGGTTGTGCCACTGAAAAAGACATCTCACATTATTTAGGGCCTGAAATCATATCATGCCTTCTGTGTTTAGGAGTTCAATAAATCATTTATCATGATTTTAAAAGAGGCAATTAAGTTGCAGAGATTAGAATCCAGGTGACAATAAAGGAGAAATTATGGCAGATCATATAGGGAGGTATTAACTAATACTGATTTATATAGTGTTATATAGTTACTGGTCTTTCTTCCATACCATTCCAAGAGCTTCACAgatattgttttattctttttatgattttaggaaggagcatatggaaaaatgaaggcaaaagatGTTAAGTTGCTCAGTTACACATAATTGTAATAAAAATCTAGAAGCAGAATTCTAGATCACTGACTCTCAAAGAATAGGGACCTGACACTAATTTATCACATAGAATCACAGTCTTTTTGTGCTGAAAAGAACTTCTCAATCATCTACTGGTTCTAAGCcttccttttatagatgaggcaatTGAAACTCAGAAAGATTCTGTAGGTAAAGTTTCAGTACTTGCGATAAAGGGGAAAGAAtagttcttacttttttttatatccaCAAAATTATACAGCTACCATTGCTAGTaattcagcatttttaatttttccttttttagagttttacatttataagaggaactttgaaaaaatatagtaTCTGTAATGAATATGACAACAACGGGTAAAAGTTCTAAAACAGTGTTTTATCCTACAATTTAAAataggaagggaaaactgaaggggggaatcagagggggagataaaccatgagagactagggactccaggaaacaatctgagtgTTTCAGAGGGGTGGCgtgaggggatggggtagcccggaaatgtgtattaaggagggcacgcgttgtaatgagcactgggtgttatacacaaataatgaatcatggaacactacatcaaaaactaatgatgaggggcacctgggtggcaccgcggttgagcatctgccttcggttcagggtgtgatcccggcgttatgggatcgagccccacatcaggctcttccgctatgagcctgctttttcctctcccactccccctgcttgtgttccctctctcgctggctgtctctatctctgtcgaataaataaatacaatcttttaaaaaaaaacaactaatgatgtactgtatggtgactaacataacacagtGAAAAATAATTGGTTGGGTTTGTCTCTCTGtgttttctagatgagaaaaaaagGCCCAGacagattaaatattttagtCAATTTCTCATAGATCCATGGgaaattttgaaatagaattCTATTCCTTAACTCCAGGACTCACCACTAGATCACCACACATCTATTTTATGTAGAATCACAGAGCTAGAATAtgtaagttaattattttttgtgcAAAAACCCAGTAGTTGGCTGGCTAGAGAGTCAAGAGCCATATGATCATGATGGCTGagtattttatgtcatttttagaGGATCCTCTAGGTCTGTGGCTCTAAAATAATGGAACCAAGTCTGTACCATAAAGGGAGCTCACATTTGCGAAACATTTGAGAAAACCAGACTCCATGAGCAAggaattctgatatttttgtctttaattgaaataccaaaaaattctgaagaatACTTGAATATGCAACATTTTAGCCAAAGGAGTTAACCAGGGAAACTTTTTAATGGATTCACTTCACTTGTTTATTCAGAagaaatttttgataattttgtgtCTCAGAGTCATAATTTGGACCCTTTCAGAGCACTTAGagccatatttttctttttagtgctcaTACTTACCTCCTCTATCAGCCCTTGAAGTCAAGGATCATAACTTATccattttgtatttctcattGCCTGGTTCAAATGCCTTCTATATATTTATCTAATTTATCTGATGTTAGTCATAATAATATTATCTAGCTCACTATAATAACCAGTTGATATTGAACAAACTCTTCATTAGACAGGTTCTATTGAGATACATATTCTCCTTCTGTCTGAGGCATAATGGACTCTCTGTTGTCTTCCATTCAGCCAAAACTTATTCTACTTTCCTGGCTAACCCACAGTGGGTCTGTCTGTAATGGTATTTCTCTGTGTCAACCTATATTTTTTgcttctatagtttttttttttaagataatacattccatacattttcttaatgaaataatttttgtttgtccaACTCCACTTTATTTCAACCATGGTTTCTAGATTTCTGGGTTAGCCCTTTAACACCAGTGGTGATTTTAGGTGATCTATTCTGGAAGTTCTCTagctttgtctttcttcctcgATAGACATTGGATAGAATTATATGCAAGATGATTTGTGCTGAGATGGTACTGAAATTTGATTATactttttcttggtttctttagGCTTTCTGATCATGAGCAGTCTGTTGACCTTTTAAGTTAACAAACTAAAGTTTTTAGAAAACTACAGTTCTGAGAAAGCCCCTACTGAAGCCTCCCTTTTAGCTGACTTCTTACAATTAGAGGCAGGTATTCGGACTGTTTCCACTGAGTGAATTGTTTTATACTTAATTGACATTACGTGTCTCTGCCACTGTTCTGTTGTGATGTTTCAGGCTTTCCTTTTCAGTGCCCAGTGCTGCTAAGTGGCACTTTGCAAGCAGGACCTTCACTATGTGAGTTCCTACATTACGAGGTATGTGGCTCATAGTCACATCTAAATGCATAAAGAAAGGTTATTGAGAATATTAACTATATAAAAGCACCTAATATAGGGCTTAGAATgaagtaggcattcaataaatacaaatatttacacacacacacacacacacacacacacacacacactttagcTCTTTCTAAATGTCCCTCCTGAATGTCCTAAAGGATACATGTAATAGATTCTTTACTTTTGTCTTTGATTTAGCATGACTGCTATCTACCTGATGTCCATGCTTTTTGGCCTTGCATGTGGGCAAGTAATGTCTTTTTGTTTCCCAACTGAGTATACGATGCATGTTGAAAGGAAAGAGTGTGCTTATTGCCTAACCATCAACACCACCATCTGTGCTGGATATTGTATGACACGGGTATGTAGTTCATCTCACTTCTTTTGGCTGTAAATTAGATAAACCTAGACTCAGTCCATTTCTATccagaaaggaaatgagataaaTAACAACCTCATTTCCTAAATTTACTGGTTATTGGCTCCTTAGAGGCCCCAGGTTATAATATTATATGGATCTACTTAGCACAATTGGTACAGAtaattttataatagttttattcCCAGAATTTATTTAAACCTTATATTGTCCCCATGATCAAGAAtaagagaggtgtgtgtgtgtgtgtgtgtgtgtgtgtgtatgtgtgtgagtgagtgattTTTGTCTCTATAGGATTCAGTGTGGATATATTGAATTGGTACTGGGGAATGGGATAATCCTCCCCCAGTCTTATTTGTGTCAAAGGAATATAAGTGAATTAACATTACactcctttttctgttctttcctcagGATATCAACGGCAAACTGTTTCTTCCCAAATATGCTCTGTCCCAGGATGTTTGTACATATAAAGACTTCATGTACAAGACTGTAGAAATACCAGGATGCCCACGCCATGTTACTCCCTATTTCTCCTACCCTGTAGCTGTAAGCTGTAACTGTGGCAAGTGTAATACTGACTATAGTGACTGTATACATGAGTCCATCAAGACAAACTATTGTACCAAACCTCAGAAGTCCTATGCGGTGGGATTTTCTATCTAACTTCAATAGTGATGTAACTTGCAATTCAGTTAAATGTGTTCATctggaataaaatgaataaaatatcaatatatttcaCAACACATTGTGTACATTTTGAGTACTATTTCATCCAAACCCATACCCACACATGTATCGGAGAGCCTACAGGCTTTAGAAGAAAAGGTGAATGAAAGAGCCTTTGGAACTCATATGAGATAGTTTCCCCATGAAAGGGCAAGCTGCAGGTAAAATGGCAAACAGGGATATGAAATACTAACTAAAGACAGCCTTGAACAGGCTTTCTTAACAGAAAGCCATTACATGACGTTTGTCTTTACATAGAAAATGAATGTGGGGATGTTGCAGAGTTATAAGGGTAATGCGATCAGAAGCTGAAAGAACATAGGGCATCAGGGTACTAGAGACACTTGTTTCTAAAGGCTAGAACCAGGACTGAAGAGGACATGGAGAGCAAAAGATATGTGAAATCTGCAATGTGGCACTTTATTCTAGTTATTCAAATGCACAGGATAGAACTTAACCAAAACTCAGTTGACAGTATATTCTATTCTAAAAGCTGTTCTCTTTAATTTAATTACTTTGATGGGTCAACTGACTTATGAAAGTTATACCCCAAAAGCCTAGAAAAGAGGCCATGATCATTTTACATGTGGAAGTCTAAATCCTTTGTATTCTTTCAAGTAATAGAAGACAATTTTCAGTATATATACCAAAAGCAACTTGTGCTGTTTTAGCTTTTGATGACCTGAAAAATTAGTATGATTATGAAAGATTTTAGGGACGGGGGAGAGTGCTAAGTGATTAAATAACATAGAATCATCCTAAATTCTAATCTAAACCTTCATCAATATTGAAACACTGTTTTCTGGCAAATGCACTTGGCAAGtggctatttctttttccttccttaggTACTCTTTCATGAGTCTGGTTTCAACAGATGCATGAAGTGAGACAGACCTAGTGCCCTGCAGACTTGACCTCAAAAAGATGATTATCctatatttgtccatttttctccatCTAAACTGGTATCATCAGGGTAAAAATCATCAATTATCAACAGGGATGGTTGGCTTTGCTGTATCCCACAGTCACTGGCTGCATTCAGCTGGGCATCTTGTAAATGCCTATATGCTGACaatgccctgtgtgtgtgtgtgtgtgtgtgtgtgtgcaggtggtGAGATAGTGTAGATGGATTAGTACCAGGCTCATGATCTGCTAATGGGGAGGGAATAGTTGTACATTTATATACGAAGTCAGGGATCCACATTATGCTTACCTTAATATTTGAGGTTGACATCAGCGTAGTCTTCAAATATTAATCTGAGGGTTTAGGTTCTCATATCGCTTGATAACATGAATACTTAAAGCTGCAGGATTATAACATCCCTTCTAGAAACTGTATGTCAAACATAGATCTGATTAATGAGTAAAATGTCTGATGTTCAAACCTAACTGGCACTAATCACATATGACTTTCATGGAAGCTGAAATTGACAAGGCATGTTGGGGCATGAGAGCTCCCCCTCCTAGCTGGTGGATGCCATTCTGAACAAgatttccttttaataattttcacatttttatcaagatctttctttgaaagaatcactGATCAAAAGTCAAGTTCTTTCTATTTAATGGTTTTGTCCCTTGGTACCAGGAAGGACTTTTCCTGGTTGTCCTGTCCTATGTCAGAGGGAAAGTGCATAGCAGTTAGAAACCACTTAAGACTACATCTGAGCAACAAGGAAGTTAGCAGGGAGAAGCTCTCAGGTACTTCTCATCTAAAGTCTATCttttcagggcatctgggtgggtcaGCTGGTTACgtgtcccaactcttgattttggctcagctcataatctcggggtctgtgggattgagcccagtgtcaggctctgtgctcagtggggagtctgcttaagattctctctccctccccccatgctctctctctcaaataaataaacaaatcttaaaaaaaaaaaagcttattttttcaaggttttaagTGTTGGAAGTCACCCTGAAG
This window of the Ailuropoda melanoleuca isolate Jingjing chromosome 2, ASM200744v2, whole genome shotgun sequence genome carries:
- the TSHB gene encoding thyrotropin subunit beta, whose amino-acid sequence is MTAIYLMSMLFGLACGQVMSFCFPTEYTMHVERKECAYCLTINTTICAGYCMTRDINGKLFLPKYALSQDVCTYKDFMYKTVEIPGCPRHVTPYFSYPVAVSCNCGKCNTDYSDCIHESIKTNYCTKPQKSYAVGFSI